One Synergistaceae bacterium genomic window, CTTCGAGAGGGTCGCTTTACGTGTTCAGATACCCTGTTGACAAAGAACGCGATTTTGTAAAACGTGTTATAGCAGTTCCCGGTGATGTAGTTGACATTAAAGACGGAATTGTTTTCATCAACGGCAAGCCCACCGAAGAGCCCTACGTAAAGAATCATGACAGGTTTAATTTACGCGCAAATTATATTTTCCCCGAAGTCCCGTTTACTGTTCCTGAGAAGAAATATTTTATGCTCGGCGACAACAGGTCAAATTCGCAGGACAGCCGTTATTGGGGGTTTGCTTCACTTGATGACATGCGGGGGCCCGTTTTTTTCCGTTATTGGCCGCTGAATCGAATCGGAATCCCTAAATAAATTATGCCCCGTTCTGTATGGTATCCCGGCCACATGGCAAAGGGAACGCGAAAATTAAATGAATTAGCGTCAAAACTTGATTTAATCGTTGAAGTAAGGGACTCGCGCGCTCCTGTCTCTACTTCATCACCGTTAATTAAAGCATTGGCAAGAATCAAGCCCGTTATTCATGTTTTATCGCGTAAAGACTTGGCCGACCCCGAAAAATTAAATCTCTGGCTGAACACGTTTAAGCACGCATTCAGTGCAGACCTTCGCAAAAAATCGGGTTTAAATGTAATCAAGAAAGCGATATTAAAATTTAAGCCCCCTCACAGAGAAGTAAGACTCGCCGTCGTAGGTATTCCAAATGTCGGAAAATCTTTATTGCTTAATTCGTTAATAAATAAATCAAGTGCTTCAGTAGGCAATATCCCCGGCGTTACTAAGTCCGTGAACTGGTACAAGAATGAAGGAATGCTAATTGTTGATTCACCCGGTATTCTTGACCCTCACGCAGAGTCCGGCGCGCATTTAATTTTATCGTGGCTGGGATGTGCAAAAGCTGATGTTGTCGGAGGCTGGGAAAATGCGGCGTTAATGCTCATAAAATTTTTGTGCGCTAAAAATATGCGTGATCTATTGCCGGTTGAATATGTTGACGAACCTTCAGAGCTTACACTTGAAAGAATCGGCCGGCGTATGGGCTGCTTAATTTCGGGAGGGCGAGTCAATTACGAACTGGCCGGGCAAAAATTTATTGAGGCTTTCTCATCAGGCAGACTCGGACTCGTTTGTCTTGAGACCCCTGACTCAGAACTTGCTATAAATTTCAATCATGAGGCAGCTAACGTTGTTCAATGATTTAATTCTCACGTCGAGAGCAGATCCGGTTGAGGCAGCCGAATCACTTGAAGAGCTTTGCAGACGAGGAGCAGTTATCGGCACTGATGAAGCGGGGCGGGGAGCTTTGGCCGGACCTGTTGTAGCAGCAGCAGTATATTTGACTCGTGAGCAGGAGAAAATATTATTAAATCGCAAATTGCGCGACTCTAAGCGTTTGACTCCTAAGGGACGAGAAAAATTATTTGCTGTAATGAACGAAATCGGCGTGTTATGGCGTGCTTCAATGGGCAGTATCGCACGAATCGAACGAGATAATATTTTACAGGCTTCATTATGGGCAATGGCTCAGAGCGTCAAGAAATTAGCTGCGAAATTAAATACTTCTCCCGCATGCATAATCGTTGACGGCACAGAGAGAATCCCGGATATAAATTTTTCTCAATGGCCGTTGATAAAAGCTGATGACTTAATACCGGTCGTATCGGCTGCTTCGATTGTCGCAAAAGTTATACGAGATAGATTAATGGCAAGGCTTGACTCAAAATTTCCCGGTTATAATCTTGCAAAAAATAAAGGTTATCCCACTAGAGAGCATAGAGAACGTGTAAAATTAATCGGACTGTCTGATATACATAGAGAGTCATTCTGCCGAAAATTATTAAGTGGAAGGTGATAGAGAATGCCCGAAATAAATAATTTGAATGTAAGCCTAAATCAGAATTACAGTCAAGCCCAGCAGAATATAAGCACTCGGCAGGGGCAGATAATTAATCAACCGCAGATTTTACAGCCCGGGCAGTTGACGAAATTTGCCGGAATCCGTACAGGAATGCTCATCGAGGGCACTGTTTTATCACAGAACAGCGACGGCACTTATACAGTAAGAGTTGATGTTAATGGCGTAATGCAGGATTTGCGGGCGCGTGCAACAATTTCACTTATACCGGGCGAAAGATTTAGAGCTGTCTGGGACGCTTCCGGGCCTGATGGAGTACCCGTTTTAAGACTCTCGCAGGGTGAATTGTCGTTTTTGTCGCAGATTCCCGCACGTGATAGAGAGCTTGCGACGGCCTTATTAGCGCGTGGTCTGCCGTTGTCTAATGAAGTTCTTACAGCAATTAAAGACGCTTGGCGCAAAACAGGTTCTAACCCCGGCGAATTGTCTTCATTTATAGAGTTATGGGCGCGCGACGTTCCTATGACGCAGGAAAACGCGTTATTATTATCTCAATATGCAGCGATGAATGACTCAGAAATTAACGAGATGTGGAACAGAATCCGCAAAAAATTAAAATCTGACACTTCTGACGGCAAAGACCCGATTAAATCTCTCAAGGGCATGAAGGAAGGCAACGACGATATTGCACAGTTCTTGCAGGCACAGTCAATTTTGATGAAGTCTCCCCGTCCTGAAGTAAACCCGGCGTTATTGGCTGCTCCTTTCTGGCCGTTAGTCGAGAATAATACGCAGAGCATGACAGCAAAAATTTTTGTAGGTCGTTCAACAAATGGCGATGACGGTCAAAAATATTGGCAGGTCGGATTTGGCTTAACCGGTAATAATTTAGGCGAGGTGGGCGGACTAGTTGAGAGCGACGGCAAAAGCTGTAATCTGACTCTCAATGCCGAGAGAGCAGAAACTTGCAGGATAATTGAACGCAGAAGACGTGATTTAAGGCGTGAACTTCAAGGACTCGCGATTCCAGTGAGCTTTATAGGAATTTCCCAGCGCGCTCCGGAAAATGAACGCGATATTTTGCTTGCAGGACGAGGACTCGATATTACAGTATAGAAGGAAAAATTTATTATGCCCGAACAAAATAAACGTGATAAGGCTGTAGCAGTCAAATATGATAATAAGAAAATGGCCGCTCCTACTGTTGTAGCAAAGGGAGAAGGCTTTATCGCTCAAAAAATTATAGAACGCGCAATTGAAGCAGATGTACCTATTGTTGAAGATGCTGCGCTTGTGTCGGCTTTGATTTCTCTTGAGTTAGGCGAGGAGATTCCAGCAGAGTTATACGAGGTCGTCGCAAGAGTCTTAGCATGGGTCTACAAACTTGACAGGGAGTCAGCCAAATAAATGACTCAAGCTCAAGAGTTAGGCAGATACGCAGAAGATAAGGCAGCAGAATATATTTTGTCTCTCGGATGGCGCGTAATTGCACGTAATATCAGGAATAAATACGGCGAACTAGATATTATTGCAATAGATAACGACAACAACGAAATTGTAATTATTGAAGTCAGGGCGCGCACAATCGGGAAAATTCAATCACCGTTAGACTCGATAGGCTCACGAAAATTAAACGCGTTAATCAAGTCCGCACGTGAATTTATCGAGGAAGAACTAAACTGGGACGGTTTCTGGCGGATTGACTTTATTGGCATAACTATAACTCACAAAAATGAGCCTGATAATTGGACTCTTGAACACATAAGCGACATTACAGCAGGGATGAATATAATTTCATAATTGATTTTATCATTCGCGTAAAATAAAATTTGACTGATAAAATTTTTACAGAATGGAGAATCATAATTTGACGCTCGCAGAACTTGAATCAGGAAAAAGCGCAGTTATTACAACCGTCGGAGGCTCAGGAAGTTTACGCCAGCATTTATTAGATATGGGAATAATCCCCGGCGCACTCGTAAAAATGGTAAAGTCCGCACCTTTAGGAGATCCCCTCGAAATTAGAATCCATGATTACGAGCTGACACTAAGACTCGCCGACGCAAAAAAAATAGAAATCAAACTTTCACAAGATACACAGCAGGCCGAAAAATTTATTGAAGCATTTAACAGCTTAAATCAAGTAGAACACCCCGGACTCGGTGAAGAAGGCAAATATCACGTCAATGACAAAAACGAGCCTTTACCCGATGGAACGTTATTAACTTTTGCGCTTGCAGGGAATCAGAACTCAGGCAAGACGACATTATTTAACCAACTAACCGGCGCAAAACAGAGAATCGGAAATTTCCCCGGCGTTACAGTTGACCGCAAAGACGGAGCAATCAAGGGACATTCAGACACTTTGATAACAGATTTACCCGGCATTTATTCAATGTCCCCATACAGCGGTGAAGAAATTGTCGCAAGAAATTTTATTCTCGGCGAGAAACCTAAAGCAATAATTAACATAATCGACGCTACTAATATCGAACGAAATTTATATTTGACTGAGCAGTTAATGGAAATGCAAATTCCTATGGTGGCAGCTCTTAACATGATGGACGAGTTAAGCGGCAACGGAGGCACTATCGATATTAACAGAATGGAGTCGCTTTTAGGGATTCCAGTTATACCAATTTCAGCACTCAAGAATGAAGGCATAGAAGA contains:
- the lepB gene encoding signal peptidase I, producing the protein MAEAAAKPWWRETIETIVWAFILAMIIRTLIVQAFWIPSGSMIPTLEIGDRVLVAKFWNWIFEPSRGSLYVFRYPVDKERDFVKRVIAVPGDVVDIKDGIVFINGKPTEEPYVKNHDRFNLRANYIFPEVPFTVPEKKYFMLGDNRSNSQDSRYWGFASLDDMRGPVFFRYWPLNRIGIPK
- a CDS encoding 50S ribosome-binding GTPase, encoding MPRSVWYPGHMAKGTRKLNELASKLDLIVEVRDSRAPVSTSSPLIKALARIKPVIHVLSRKDLADPEKLNLWLNTFKHAFSADLRKKSGLNVIKKAILKFKPPHREVRLAVVGIPNVGKSLLLNSLINKSSASVGNIPGVTKSVNWYKNEGMLIVDSPGILDPHAESGAHLILSWLGCAKADVVGGWENAALMLIKFLCAKNMRDLLPVEYVDEPSELTLERIGRRMGCLISGGRVNYELAGQKFIEAFSSGRLGLVCLETPDSELAINFNHEAANVVQ
- a CDS encoding ribonuclease HII, with product MRQLTLFNDLILTSRADPVEAAESLEELCRRGAVIGTDEAGRGALAGPVVAAAVYLTREQEKILLNRKLRDSKRLTPKGREKLFAVMNEIGVLWRASMGSIARIERDNILQASLWAMAQSVKKLAAKLNTSPACIIVDGTERIPDINFSQWPLIKADDLIPVVSAASIVAKVIRDRLMARLDSKFPGYNLAKNKGYPTREHRERVKLIGLSDIHRESFCRKLLSGR
- a CDS encoding EscU/YscU/HrcU family type III secretion system export apparatus switch protein, whose product is MPEQNKRDKAVAVKYDNKKMAAPTVVAKGEGFIAQKIIERAIEADVPIVEDAALVSALISLELGEEIPAELYEVVARVLAWVYKLDRESAK
- a CDS encoding YraN family protein: MTQAQELGRYAEDKAAEYILSLGWRVIARNIRNKYGELDIIAIDNDNNEIVIIEVRARTIGKIQSPLDSIGSRKLNALIKSAREFIEEELNWDGFWRIDFIGITITHKNEPDNWTLEHISDITAGMNIIS